A single region of the Lotus japonicus ecotype B-129 chromosome 4, LjGifu_v1.2 genome encodes:
- the LOC130715213 gene encoding F-box/FBD/LRR-repeat protein At4g26340-like: MAVDRISMLPDEVLYHILSFLPTQMAAKTSILSKRWKPLWLLVPTLFCDDRSYLRNYKPYHYFTKFIYATILARDVPITTFRLQCEASNTDFSVSDLQIWVNAAIQRGLENLYIRLPHNENQLSWNSCILGCKTLVVLKLAGLDLDVISFAHLPSLKTLHLFDVTFLEPLYLVSFADLPSLKTLDLRDVDFPEPQCLVDLLAGCPNLEYMRLRDIFYDDVDAIVHYKNFKSLSKLVRADIHSVLFDIFVESPKFDKYLDDILLFPNLTHVELMFGLWMSWDFVLAMLKHSPMLQYVVLSMQIQNGFYQYPVWISPCFAPECLSSQLRKCSIINYAGRESELHFAKYIMQNSKVLRTMTVCTLRYSELKVEDKLELLKELSLCPRSSSICELSFT, from the exons ATGGCGGTCGACAGGATTAGCATGTTGCCAGATGAAGTACTTTATCacattctctcttttctcccaacTCAAATGGCTGCAAAAACAAGTATTCTTTCGAAGAGGTGGAAGCCACTATGGCTCTTAGTTCCTACTCTCTTCTGCGACGACCGAAGCTACCTCCGAAACTACAAACCCTATCATTACTTCACAAAGTTTATATATGCAACCATTCTCGCTAGAGATGTGCCCATTACAACATTTCGTCTGCAATGTGAGGCTTCCAATACCGACTTTTCTGTTTCCGATCTCCAGATTTGGGTCAATGCTGCAATACAACGTGGACTTGAGAACCTCTACATCCGGCTGCCGCATAATGAAAATCAATTGAGCTGGAATTCCTGCATTTTGGGCTGCAAAACTCTGGTTGTTCTCAAGTTGGCGGGGTTAGACCTGGATGTAATTTCTTTTGCTCACCTTCCTTCACTCAAAACTCTGCATTTGTTTGATGTTACCTTTCTAGAACCCCTGTATCTTGTGTCTTTTGCTGACCTTCCTTCACTCAAAACTCTGGATTTGAGAGATGTTGACTTTCCAGAACCGCAGTGTCTTGTGGATCTTCTTGCTGGATGTCCAAATCTTGAGTATATGCGTCTGAGGGATATATTCTATGATGATGTTGACGCTATAGTTCATTATAAGAACTTCAAAAGCTTATCTAAGTTGGTCAGAGCAGATATACATTCCGTTCTTTTTGATATTTTTGTTGAATCTCCTAAATTTGACAAG TACCTGGATGACATTCTACTTTTTCCCAATTTAACTCATGTGGAGCTTATGTTCGGACTTTGGATGAGCTGGGATTTTGTACTTGCAATGCTCAAGCACAGCCCTATGCTTCAATATGTTGTCCTTAGTATGCAGATACAAAATGGATTTTATCAATATCCGGTTTGGATTTCCCCCTGTTTTGCTCCTGAATGTCTTTCTTCACAGCTTAGGAAATGTTCCATTATAAATTATGCAGGCAGGGAAAGTGAGCTGCATTTTGCAAAATATATTATGCAGAATTCAAAAGTTTTACGGACAATGACAGTATGCACTCTGCGTTACTCAGAATTAAAGGTCGAAGACAAGCTTGAACTACTGAAAGAGTTGTCCTTATGCCCAAGGAGTTCTTCAATATGTGAACTTTcatttacatga